The Lagopus muta isolate bLagMut1 chromosome 8, bLagMut1 primary, whole genome shotgun sequence genome contains a region encoding:
- the COPS8 gene encoding COP9 signalosome complex subunit 8 — protein MSETEVTPRRGRRLRGGSCGRGRMPVAVMAEGGFGFRKLLEQCETQELEAPGGIATPLVYGQLLALYLLYNDMNNARYLWKRIPPAIKSANAELGAVWSVGQRIWQRDFPGIYTTISAHQWSETVQPIMEALRDATRRRAFGLVSQAYTSIVADDFAAFVGLPVEEAVKGVLEQGWQADFSTRMVMPKKPGVLEASFNRFIPSSEPAPVPPIPNEQQLARLTDYVAFLEN, from the exons ATGTCTGAGACGGAAGTGACGCCGAGGCGCGGCCGCCGCCTGAGGGGAGGCAGTTGTGGCCGCGGGAGGATGCCGGTGGCGGTGATGGCGGAGGGCGGTTTCGGCTTCAGGaagctgctggagcagtgcGAGACTCAGGAGCTGGAG GCTCCTGGAGGAATCGCAACACCTCTTGTTTATGGCCAACTTCTAGCTTTATACCTGTTGTATAATGACAT GAACAATGCACGGTACCTTTGGAAAAGAATCCCTCCTGCTATCAAATCT GCAAATGCTGAGCTTGGTGCAGTTTGGTCGGTAGGACAAAGAATCTGGCAAAGAGACTTCCCAGGAATCTATACAACAATCAGTGCACATCAGTGGTCTGAGACTGTTCAACCCATCATGGAAGCACTCAGAG atGCAACTAGGAGGCGAGCTTTTGGACTGGTTTCTCAGGCATATACCTCAATAGTCGCAGATGATTTCGCAGCCTTTGTTGGGCTCCCTGTAGAAGAAGCTGTGAAAG GTGTATTAGAACAGGGCTGGCAAGCAGACTTCTCCACCCGTATGGTAATGCCTAAAAAGCCAG GTGTACTGGAAGCTTCCTTTAACAGATTTATTCCTTCATCAG aacCTGCTCCAGTTCCACCAATTCCaaatgagcagcagctggccaGATTGACTGACTATGTGGCTTTCCTTGAAAATTGA